CCTCGATCCGCAGTCGTCGCAGGCGATGTCGCGCCTGCTGGGCGCGATGCGCGACGGCGGCAAGACCGTCCTGGTCGTCACTCATCAGGTCGCCCACGTCGCGGAGATCGCCGACGAATCGATCTGGATGTCGGCGGGCAAGGTCGCAGACCACCAGCCCGGGATCGCCGCCGTCCACATTTCCGGTAGAGACGCCCGTCAGGGCGTCTCAGTGGAGTCCGGCACATGAACACCGCCTCCGTCCTGCGCGCCACCCTCACCAAAGACCTCCGCCTGGAGTGGCGCTCCAAGGACGCCATCAACTCCATGCTGTTCTTCGCCCTGCTGGTAGTGGTGATCTTCAGCTTCGCCTTCGAGCCGACCGCCGAGGAGGCGCAGCGCATCACCGGCGGGCTGATGTGGGTGGCGTTCCTCTTTGCCGCAGTGGTTGCGCTCAACCAGACCTGGGCGCGCGAACTGCGCAACCAGGTGCTCGACGCCTACCGCGTCTCGCCCGCGCCCGGCGCTTCGCTGTTCCTCGCCAAGACCATCGGCAACTTCCTCTTCGTCATCGTGCTGGAGTGCCTGATGGCGCCGCTGTTCGTGGTGTTTTACAACCTCCGCAGCATCGGACCGGAGTATCAGCTGGCGCTGGCCGCCGTCCTCGGCACCTGGGCGCTGGTGGTGAATGGCACGTTCTTTGCCGCCATGTCGCTGCGCACCCGGGCCCGCGAGATCATGCTGCCCCTGCTGCTGTTCCCCATCTCCATCCCCGCGCTGCTGGCCATGGTCAGCGCCACTACCGCTACCCTGACCGGCGAATCCTCGCCCGTGCTCGCTCTCGAGTTCCTCGCCGTCTACGACCTTGTGTTCACCATCATCTGCCTGCTACTGTTCGACACGGTCTTGCACGCCGAATGAGAACCGCATTCGTCATTTTCTCCGTACTCGTCTTCGTCCTGCTGAGCAACGGCCTGTACCAGGCCCTGGTGGCCGCTCCCACCGAGGCCACCATGGGTGACGTCCAGCGCATCTTCTATTACCACGTGCCATCGGCCTGGACCGCCTTCCTCTGCTTCATCGCCAACTTCGTGGCATCCATCATTTATCTGCTGAATCGGAACGAGAAGCTGGACGCCTTCGCGCTCTCCGCGGCCGAAGTCGGCGTTGTCTTCTGCACGGTGGTGCTGCTGACCGGCCCCATCTGGGCGCGGCCGGTGTGGGGCATCTGGTGGACCTGGGACGCGCGCCTGACCTCGACCCTGGTCCTGTGGCTGATCTACGTCAGCTATCTCGTTCTTCGACGCTATGCCACCGGCAGCCAGACTGCGGTGCTTGCCGCAGCGCTGGCGATCTTCGGCTTTCTGGACGTGGTCTTTGTGTACATGGCGATCCGCTGGTTCCGCACCCAACATCCTCAGCCGGTGGTGGGCGGCGGGCAGGGCTCGGGCATCGACCCGCACATGCTCCACGCCCTGCTGATGAACTTCCTGGCCTTCGCCGCCTATGGGACGCTGTTGCTGTGGCTCCGTTACAAGCTGGAGCGGACTCGCCACATGGTGGAAGCGGTGCATGTCTCGAAGGCCGTCGCCGGGGAGGGCCGATGAACAAAACCTACTTCCTTTACGCCGCGTATGTCGTGACCTGGATGGTGCACATCACTTATCTGGCGCTGCTGGGACGCAAAGCCGCCCGCCTGCGGCGGGAGATCGAAGACCTCAAGCGGCAGCCATGACTCCGGGCACGCGCGCCGTCTTGCGGGTCATCGCCAGCGCGTTCTTCATCTTCTTTCTTGGATTCCTTGGCATCTCCGCGCCCATGTACTGGAGCCAGTACAAGATCCTGCGCACCTGGCCCGCGGCCGACGCCGAAGTCACCAGCTGCCGGGTGCTGGTGCTCGAGAGCCCGAGCGGCCCGTTGCACGACATCGAGGTGCGGTTCGCCTTTTCGGTGATTGGCCGCCCCTACGCCGGCGTCATCCACTCCAACCACCTCAGCACCAGCCGCGACCGCAAGGAGAAACAGGCCGCCGGATTTCCCGTGGGCAGCCATCACCAGATCCGCTACAACCCCGCCGATCCGAGCGACGTCCGGGCGCGGGTCGGCTACAACCTCCACTTTTTCGCCGTGCCCATCTTCGTCTCCGGGGTCGGCGCCATCTTCTTAGTTATCGGCTTGGTGATTTGGGTGGCTTCCTCCCGTCACTAACTGCCGCTGCGACTGAGGACCTGGTATTCCCTTAACGAAAAAAATCCCCCGGTCTCTGCCGGGGGGAACAGGAATCGATACCAAGCTACTTCTTGGTGTCGTCCTTCTTCGTTTCCTTTTCGGAAGACTTGGCGGCGGCCTTCTCGGTCGTCTTGGTTGTCTTAGCTTCTGTCTTCTCGGTCTTAGCTTCGGTCTTGGCCGCAGCCTTCTTGCCCTTGGTCTTGGCTGCAGTCTTAGTTGTCTTCGACTCGGTCTTAGCTTCGGTCTTGGCCGCCTTGGTATCCTTGGCGGCGGTCTTGGTGTCCTTCTTCTCTTCCTTCTTCTCGTCCACCGCGAAGGCCGGCATCGACAGGCTCATGGCCACGGCCAAGGCGAACAGGATGGTAGGAACCTCTTCATAGCGAACAACCTCCTTTACAAGCAGCAGTATGGATATCCAGACACCATCCTGCCCAAGGGGCGCGGATGCAATAAGAACTGGCTGTCCGGAAGCGTGCAGGACTTACCCTCGAAACCCTGCTGCGTCAAGCACTCAAAAAGAAGAAGACCGGGCGGGTGCCTGGCCCCGAAAGACCCAAGGTTCATTGCCGCCTGGTGACTTTGAAGTCCACTGCTTCCAGTTCGCTCGCCTTGTCTTTCTCCGCCACGAAGGTGGCGGTCTTCTCCAAGTAGGGATTGGTCAGCGTCATCTGGCTGATGATGTAGCTGACGCTGCCGTCACCATAGACCTCCTTCACCCCGCGCACCCCGGTGGCGAGATAGGGGATGCCGCCCCAGACCACGATGAAGGGCCGATTCTTGTCGATGCCATCGACGACCCCGGTCGCTCCCGGAACGCCGACCGAGGACTTGATAGTGATCCTGGTGCCGTCGTCCAGGGTGTAGTCGCCATCGATGGCCGCGGCCATGGTGGCGGCGCTGGGGACCTTGGCCAGGCAACGGGTGTTCCCAAAGGTCTTGTCTACCCAGTACTCGGCGTCGAAAGGAACGCCTTTGGAGGCGAGCATCTCTGCCACCACCACCCCCCAACCCCAATCGGCACATTGATCCTTAGTGGGCGGGGCCTTCGTCTTGGGAGGAGCCGCCGCTGGCGCCGGCGGCGTAAATGGGTCGGCCTTGCCCTTGCTGGGCTTGGCGGGCTTCTCCGGCTTCGCCGCTTCCCCCACTACGCTGATGCCGCCGCTCAGCCCTTCCAGGTCGTCGTTGGTGTAGACCCGGGGCTTCTTGGGGGGCTCGTTCTGCTGCGCCGGAAGCGCAGCCGGGAGCAGACCAAGGAGGATGATCCACGCGATTGCAACTCTCATTCCGTACTCCAGCGCCATACCCGGCGCAATGGCCTTTTCGGGGGAGTGATTCTCGACTCTAGGACGGTGGCGCCAGGGGGTCAAGGGGATCCCGCATCCAGTAGGTCATGGCCCCTGTAACAATGTCACACCACAGCGTGACCGCTCTCACGAACGCATGTCCCTTCCCCGCCTAGAATCGTTGAGGGAGTGCTTCGTCCATGGACGTAGCTGTCGAACTCGCGCCGGGCGTTTCCGAGCGGTTGAGGGCTCTGGGACGGCTGGTGGGCAACACGCCCCTGCTGGCCATCGAGTTCCGCTTCCGCGGCCGCACCCGTGTGCTCTACGCCAAGTCGGAGCACATGAACCTGACCGGCAGCATCAAGGACCGCATGGCGCTGCACATCCTGCACCGCGCCTACCGCGACCAGCTCATCCGCCCCGGCGATGCCATCGTCGAGGCCAGCAGCGGGAACACCGGCATCTCCTTCGCCGCCCTCGGCCGCGCCCTGGGACATCCGGTCATCATCTTCATGCCTGAATGGATGAGCCGCGAGCGGCTTGACCTGGTCCGCAGTTTCGGGGCCGAGGTGGTTGCCGTCAGTCACCAGCAGGGCGGGTTCCTGGGGGCGATCCGCAGGGCCGAGGACTACGCCGCCGCGCACCCCAACGTCTTTCTTCCCCACCAGTTCTCGAACCAGGCCAATACCGAGGCGCACGAGAAGACCACCGGCCCCGAGCTGTGGTGGCAATTGCGCTTCGAAGGCCTGGCCCCGGATGCTTTTGTCGCCGGCACGGGCACCGGCGGGACGGTGATGGGCGTCGGCAGGTTCCTGCGCGGCAAGAGCAAGGCGGTGCGAGTGCATCCCCTGGAGCCGGCCGAATCTCCGACCCTCTCCACCGGATGCCACGTCGGAAACCATCGCATCCAGGGGATTTCCGACGAGTTCGTGCCCTCCATCCTGGAGCTGCAAACCCTCGACGAAGTCATCAGCGTGCATGACGGCGACGCCATCCTGATGGCGCAGAAGCTGGCGGCTGAACTTGGGGTTGCGGTCGGCATCTCCTCGGGGGCAAACTTCCTGGGCGCCCTGAAGGCGCAGGAAAGGCTCGGCCCGGATGCGGTCGTGGCCACCGTCTTTGCCGACGATAACAAGAAGTATCTCAGCACCGACCTGCTGCGGCAGGAGCCGGTGGGCGACGGATATCTGAGCGCGGAGGTCGAACTCATCGGCCTTCGCGCCTACAAGCGCGTATGCGAATTCTGCTGCGAGGTGTACGATGGCCCGCAACCGGCCCCGCGCTGAACAAGCTCGAACGTTTGTTTCGAGGGAAGTTGCTGTAACTGTTCATCTGGAGGAGACGTGAAGACTTACAAAGCCATTGCCATCCTGCTCGGCTTGACTCTTGTGTTCGTGGTTGGCTCCACCCTGTTCGCGGCCGACAAGCAACCGAAGGATACCTACATCCTGAAGGGCGCGCCCATGGGCGGAGTCAAGTTCGATCACAAGGCGCACGTGGCCAACGCGGACAAGAAGTGCGAGACCTGCCACCACGCGTCCAAGACCGAGAAGCCATCCACAGCGGCGCAGCAAGCCTGCACCGACTGCCACACTTCAACCGCCACCGCGCCCATGAAGACCAAGCTTCAAGCGGCGTTCCACGACCCCACGGCCAAGAAGGGCACCTGCATCGATTGCCATGCCAAGGCAGTCGCGGCCGGCAAGAAGGCCCCCACCAAGTGCATGGAGTGTCACAAGAAAGAAAACGTTTAAGCCGGATCTGAATGAACACCAGGGGCGCGCCCAGCGCCCCTGTTCTTCTTACTTCCACTCCGAGCGCAGGATTCCGTAGTTCTCCAGGTCAAGCAGCTCGCCCCATTTCTTGATGTGCTGGCGGGAGCAGCCTTCGTGTTTCATGCCGAGCTTTTGCAGCACGCGCGCCGAGGCCGGGTTCCCTTCGAAGTGGTGGGCGAAGATGCGCTGCAACTTGAGCTCGCGGAAGCCGAAGTCCAGCACTGCGCGGGCGGCTTCGGTGGCGTAGCCGCGGCCCCAGTAGGGGACGCCGATCCAATAGCCCAGTTCGGCGCGGGGATGGACGGCGTCGGGATGCAGCCCCACCGCGCCGCAGAGCTCGCCTGAAGCGAACAGGGTGATGGCGAAGGAATAGCCGAAGCTCTTCTCCGCCCGCAGCCTCAAGAAGGTCTCGGCGTCGGCTGCGGTGTAGGGATGGGGGATGCGCAGGGTATTGGCGGCCACCTCGCGCGCGCCCGCCAGGCGCACGATGTCGGGGATGTCCGCGCGCCGGAAATCGCGCAGCAGCAGCCGTTCCGTCCGCAGCTCGGGATGGTGCATGGGCAGTCCCTTTTTCAGGAAGCTAAACGATTGCTAGGTCCCGCGCAAACCGCAGCGAACTAACTCAGGACCAGGCGCTGCCGCACGGCGTGGTTGGCCAGGAGATTGGCCTCGCGGTTGTGCTCCCGCGGGATGTGGGCGATGGAGAAGCGCAGCGAGCGCGCCAGCTTGCGGCAGGTCCAGTGCAGGGAATACAGGCGCGAGCTGCGGCAGGCGTATTCCCCCGTCATCTGCCGCACCACGACCTGGGAATCGGAGAAGACGTGCAGGGTCCTGGCCTTGAGGGCGACGGCGTGCTGCAGCGCTTCGAGCAGGGCGACGTACTCGGCCACGTTGTTGTCCTGGTGGCCGATCCACTTGGCGATCTTGATGTGCTCGCCGGCGGGAACCTGGATCACGACCCCAATGCCCGACGGCCCCGGGTTCCCGTGGGAGCCGCCGTCCACATAGGCTACGAGATCGGACATTTCACTCCTGCTGGACTCACAATGGCCCAACCCGCGTTCCTGGTCAAGATGCTTGTAAGGTCCCTAGAGTTGGGCTCTTACGCGGATGTCTGTGGAAAAGACTGTGAAAATCAGGTGTCCAGCGATGTCCCCTGCTTCAAACCCGCATTCTTACTGGTTCCTCCGGAGCAGCGTCGGGCAGAAAAGTTTTCGTAGTTTGCACCAATCTCGGGCATTGACAATCGAGCTTTCGCGTTTAGTATCGCGTGCGTCGACGGTCGAAAGGGTTGGCGTCCACACTAGTCGCCAGTCCGAAGTAGGCCGGGTGACCGGCTCCAGCGGGGCGACCCGTTGGACCCCCGGACCCGAAAAATCCGGCAGACCTTGCGAGGGGCCGCCGGGGTTCGGAACTGCGAAAGCAGTGGTTACATCAGGGGCTGTGACGGTGCGTGTGTCCACGCTGTTGACTCCCTCGCAGGAGTTGGCGGCTAGACCATAACCAATGTCACGGCCCTTTTGATTTTTCCGCGATTCCGACCTGCGCCCACCCTCCCCCGCTACCGCTCTTCGGCCTGGTCGGATTCCTCGGCACGGGCGCGCCGCCGCCGCGGCTTCCACCTCGGAGTCCCACCCCCTTCTCGGTCTTCCAGGTGCTTCTTGCGCACGTGTTGCATGAAGCGGCTCAACATCCGGTCCAACGCCGTGGCATCTTCGGCGATGAACACCAACGGGCACTCGGAACACTTCCAGGCACGGGGTGAAACCTGGGTTAGGAATGCGTGTCCAGCAGCCATGGACCCTCCGGTTCGATTGGGCGCCCTTCTCTCTCCTGGCGCTTTCATGACGATGGACTCTTGAGAGTCAGCTACGGGGCGGATCAGGCCAGGGGCGGGGAGTGGTTGCCGCTAGCCTGGGACCAGGCGCATGCGCGTACCGTCGGCCGGTCGGATGCCACACATTCTGCAGGGCAATGCAGCCTGAAGGTGAACTGCGGCGCCGCGGCCAGCGACGGAGCGTCCAGGGCACAGGACTGGTGGGTCTGTCTCTGCTTCGCCGGCGGGCAGAGCAGCGACTGCAGTTCGCCTGGTAACAGCTCCTGGGCGTACTCATCGTCCAGCGAAACCATCGGGAAGAACAGGGCCAGCACCAGGGCCAGGGAAAGCAATTGCGGGACCCGGGATGCTCCAGAGACCCGCTGCTGCAGGCAATGCATGACCGCGGCCACGGTCAGCAGCAGCCACAGGAGATCGAGCGATCCTCCGACGCTGACCCGTCCGGCCGCGACCAAGTAGGCGGCGGTCAGGGGGGCAAACGCGAGGATGGCGTGGCGGGCCTGGATCCGGGCCTTGCGCAAACGGCGATGCACGCTTCCCCCTTGCGCCCAGCGGGTGCTGGAGGCGGGATTGTGACCGTTCCCCTTCCCCCTAGCAGTGTCCGCCGTCACAGTTTGCTGTGACGCGAGCTACAGGACCCGATACGGGGATGGTGACGACGGAGGACTTGTGGTCGTGAAAAAGTATGGCGCGCCCGGGGTGATTCGAACACCCGACCTATTGCTCCGGAGGCAATCGCTCTATCCAGCTGAGCTACGGGCGCGCTCTTGCGTGACGTCCCTATTCTAGCAAAGCTGTGGCGAACGGCCTCTCCCGGTGCCGGCGATCGATTGTAACCATTTCCCCGACGCCGAACTCTATGCTCGCAGGGCGTCATTTCGATAGGCGGAGGGCGGCTGTCGTGATAGGCTTTTCCGCCGCCGACCGGCCGTGGGGGATCTTGCCGGTGTGGCGCCCGTGGCTGCCGTGGCCGCAGGCCGCGGACATGGAGCTCCGACCCGTCTTAGATCCCCGACAGGAGGGAATGCCGATGAAGAAGCTGTGCGTAGTTATGGTGCTGGTGCTCGCGTTGGGAGCTCTCGCCTTCGGGGGCAGCAGTGGCAAGGCCGGAAGCTGGACGGGATGGATCAGTGACGCCAAGTGCGGCGCGAAAGTGGATCCTGCCTGCGCCAAGAAGTGCATCGAGGCCGGCGAGAAGGCCGTGTTCGTCAGCGACAAGGACAAGACCGTGTATCCCATCGCCAATCAGGACGCAATCAAGGGCCATGGCGGCCATCACGTCACCGTCAAGGGGAGCATGGACAACAACACCCTTACC
This region of Terriglobales bacterium genomic DNA includes:
- a CDS encoding heme exporter protein CcmB; this encodes MNTASVLRATLTKDLRLEWRSKDAINSMLFFALLVVVIFSFAFEPTAEEAQRITGGLMWVAFLFAAVVALNQTWARELRNQVLDAYRVSPAPGASLFLAKTIGNFLFVIVLECLMAPLFVVFYNLRSIGPEYQLALAAVLGTWALVVNGTFFAAMSLRTRAREIMLPLLLFPISIPALLAMVSATTATLTGESSPVLALEFLAVYDLVFTIICLLLFDTVLHAE
- the ccsA gene encoding cytochrome c biogenesis protein CcsA; this encodes MRTAFVIFSVLVFVLLSNGLYQALVAAPTEATMGDVQRIFYYHVPSAWTAFLCFIANFVASIIYLLNRNEKLDAFALSAAEVGVVFCTVVLLTGPIWARPVWGIWWTWDARLTSTLVLWLIYVSYLVLRRYATGSQTAVLAAALAIFGFLDVVFVYMAIRWFRTQHPQPVVGGGQGSGIDPHMLHALLMNFLAFAAYGTLLLWLRYKLERTRHMVEAVHVSKAVAGEGR
- a CDS encoding CcmD family protein, which encodes MNKTYFLYAAYVVTWMVHITYLALLGRKAARLRREIEDLKRQP
- a CDS encoding DUF3592 domain-containing protein, translated to MTPGTRAVLRVIASAFFIFFLGFLGISAPMYWSQYKILRTWPAADAEVTSCRVLVLESPSGPLHDIEVRFAFSVIGRPYAGVIHSNHLSTSRDRKEKQAAGFPVGSHHQIRYNPADPSDVRARVGYNLHFFAVPIFVSGVGAIFLVIGLVIWVASSRH
- a CDS encoding cysteine synthase family protein, producing MDVAVELAPGVSERLRALGRLVGNTPLLAIEFRFRGRTRVLYAKSEHMNLTGSIKDRMALHILHRAYRDQLIRPGDAIVEASSGNTGISFAALGRALGHPVIIFMPEWMSRERLDLVRSFGAEVVAVSHQQGGFLGAIRRAEDYAAAHPNVFLPHQFSNQANTEAHEKTTGPELWWQLRFEGLAPDAFVAGTGTGGTVMGVGRFLRGKSKAVRVHPLEPAESPTLSTGCHVGNHRIQGISDEFVPSILELQTLDEVISVHDGDAILMAQKLAAELGVAVGISSGANFLGALKAQERLGPDAVVATVFADDNKKYLSTDLLRQEPVGDGYLSAEVELIGLRAYKRVCEFCCEVYDGPQPAPR
- a CDS encoding cytochrome c3 family protein → MKTYKAIAILLGLTLVFVVGSTLFAADKQPKDTYILKGAPMGGVKFDHKAHVANADKKCETCHHASKTEKPSTAAQQACTDCHTSTATAPMKTKLQAAFHDPTAKKGTCIDCHAKAVAAGKKAPTKCMECHKKENV
- a CDS encoding GNAT family N-acetyltransferase, which translates into the protein MHHPELRTERLLLRDFRRADIPDIVRLAGAREVAANTLRIPHPYTAADAETFLRLRAEKSFGYSFAITLFASGELCGAVGLHPDAVHPRAELGYWIGVPYWGRGYATEAARAVLDFGFRELKLQRIFAHHFEGNPASARVLQKLGMKHEGCSRQHIKKWGELLDLENYGILRSEWK
- a CDS encoding ribonuclease HI family protein produces the protein MSDLVAYVDGGSHGNPGPSGIGVVIQVPAGEHIKIAKWIGHQDNNVAEYVALLEALQHAVALKARTLHVFSDSQVVVRQMTGEYACRSSRLYSLHWTCRKLARSLRFSIAHIPREHNREANLLANHAVRQRLVLS